In Geminicoccaceae bacterium, a single window of DNA contains:
- a CDS encoding response regulator transcription factor, with product MEVIVVDDDEAVRDSLSLLLDSEGVNVRTMASGDELLAALDGLGHGVVLLDIRMPGTNGLEVLRVLGERAPDLVIIMITGHGDVPMAVRAMRLGAVDFIEKPFADNRILDAVRSASQTASERRSNAETRERAQMLYERLTPREAEIMKLVAAGHPTKVIAADLDISPRTVEIHRQRIIQKMEVRSLSQLVRLAIAADVDVNWAG from the coding sequence ATGGAGGTCATCGTCGTCGATGACGACGAGGCGGTGCGCGATTCGCTTTCGTTGCTGCTGGATTCCGAAGGGGTGAATGTCCGCACCATGGCTTCCGGCGACGAACTCCTCGCGGCGCTCGACGGGCTCGGCCATGGGGTGGTCCTTCTCGATATCCGCATGCCCGGGACCAACGGGCTGGAGGTGTTGCGCGTACTCGGCGAACGGGCGCCCGACCTCGTGATCATCATGATCACGGGACATGGCGATGTACCGATGGCGGTTCGCGCGATGCGTCTGGGGGCGGTCGACTTCATCGAGAAGCCGTTCGCCGACAACCGGATCCTCGATGCCGTCCGCAGTGCCAGCCAGACCGCGAGCGAGCGCCGGTCGAACGCGGAGACCCGCGAGCGGGCGCAGATGCTCTACGAACGCCTGACACCGCGCGAGGCGGAGATCATGAAGCTGGTGGCCGCCGGCCATCCGACCAAGGTGATCGCCGCCGACCTCGACATCAGTCCGCGGACCGTCGAGATTCACCGGCAGCGGATCATCCAGAAGATGGAAGTCCGCAGCCTGTCCCAGCTGGTGCGCCTGGCCATCGCGGCGGACGTGGACGTGAACTGGGCTGGCTGA
- a CDS encoding CHASE2 domain-containing protein, whose amino-acid sequence MTGLLGFFGLATRLDNRIYDLALHSWTPPAPSDVVVVTIDESSLFELGRFPWSRRLHARLIDRLNEAGAAGVAFDIIFAEPDWENLSGDEEFARAIRSYGPVVMPVFTDVRVGGQLPEEIRPLPRLIKAGVGLGHVELEVDPDGVVRKIRPTTGLPPNQRPYLVAALLERAVKSGGYRADLDPLRPDSLLLDESWTLIPFSARNRFDRMTFADVVQGRISPERLRGKLVLVGATASGLGSTFSTPLSSNGVPMPGVVLHAHLLNALSHGIVWHELRWPLLIAVLVAFAVASSILVQHSRRPFYATLAVILLMLVISAAMLQLLGVWIPPGAAMIGALASWAGWSVVVRQMERAAVRTERERAAVTLRAIADAVVTVGPDGHINYLNPAAQMLTGWSGQSAHGRLLAEVVRCLLGETNQPVSLGDNELNGKRVRARLRRRDGTIREILVSRGQIFDEHGSPSGHVIVLHDITEQEASRRLFEESERRRRELERELQHAGRLSAVGQVSASIAHEVNQPLTAMTTYASVARRLAEREDPGSRAKLIEAIHKVTQQAERAGLVIRRLRRFFEKGREEMGLHDLGEVVDESIELAMIGKYDLGISVEVDLDKRVPQVPFDRIQIQQVIVNLVRNAAEAVAGCDRRELRVASRLRGGDVEVSVADTGAGIPPEVQAALFEPFHSSKPGGMGLGLSISRTIVEAHGGELRARAAEGGGTVFSFNLPLQVHADA is encoded by the coding sequence GTGACCGGGCTCCTGGGCTTCTTCGGTCTGGCCACACGGCTGGACAACCGCATCTACGATCTCGCGCTGCATTCATGGACGCCGCCCGCCCCATCGGATGTGGTGGTGGTTACCATCGACGAATCCAGCCTGTTCGAACTCGGCCGTTTTCCATGGTCGCGGCGACTGCATGCAAGACTCATCGACCGGCTCAACGAGGCGGGGGCGGCCGGCGTCGCGTTCGACATCATCTTCGCCGAGCCCGATTGGGAGAATCTCTCCGGGGACGAGGAGTTCGCCAGGGCGATCCGTTCCTATGGGCCGGTCGTCATGCCGGTGTTCACCGACGTGCGCGTCGGCGGCCAGTTGCCCGAGGAGATCCGCCCCCTGCCACGGCTGATCAAGGCCGGGGTCGGTCTCGGTCATGTCGAGCTCGAGGTCGATCCCGATGGCGTGGTGCGCAAGATCCGGCCGACGACGGGTCTTCCACCCAACCAGCGTCCCTATCTCGTCGCGGCACTGCTGGAGCGCGCCGTGAAGAGTGGCGGCTACAGGGCCGATCTCGACCCGCTGCGCCCGGATTCCCTGCTGCTCGACGAGAGCTGGACGCTGATCCCGTTCTCGGCCCGCAATCGCTTCGACCGCATGACCTTCGCCGACGTCGTTCAGGGGCGGATCTCGCCCGAGCGGCTGCGCGGCAAGCTGGTCCTCGTGGGAGCCACGGCCTCCGGCCTCGGTTCGACCTTCTCGACCCCGCTTTCCAGCAATGGCGTGCCGATGCCGGGTGTCGTGCTGCATGCCCACCTGCTCAACGCGCTCAGTCATGGCATCGTGTGGCATGAACTGCGCTGGCCGCTACTGATCGCGGTGCTCGTCGCGTTCGCGGTCGCCTCGTCGATTCTCGTTCAGCATTCGCGTCGGCCATTCTATGCCACCCTTGCCGTGATTTTGCTGATGCTGGTGATATCGGCGGCCATGCTGCAACTGCTCGGGGTCTGGATTCCGCCCGGTGCGGCGATGATCGGCGCCCTTGCCTCCTGGGCGGGATGGAGCGTGGTGGTCCGGCAGATGGAACGGGCCGCCGTGCGCACCGAACGCGAACGGGCCGCGGTGACGTTGCGTGCGATTGCCGATGCGGTCGTGACCGTCGGACCCGATGGACACATCAACTATCTCAACCCGGCGGCCCAGATGCTGACGGGGTGGAGCGGGCAGAGTGCACACGGAAGACTTCTGGCCGAAGTGGTCCGTTGTCTTCTGGGAGAGACCAATCAGCCTGTCAGCCTCGGTGACAACGAACTCAACGGGAAGCGCGTGCGGGCCCGGTTGCGCCGCCGCGACGGCACGATCCGCGAGATCCTCGTGTCCCGCGGGCAGATCTTCGATGAGCACGGTTCGCCATCGGGGCATGTCATCGTGCTCCACGATATCACCGAGCAGGAGGCGTCGCGCCGCCTGTTCGAGGAGAGCGAACGCCGCCGCCGGGAGCTTGAGCGCGAGTTGCAGCATGCCGGCAGGTTGAGCGCGGTCGGACAGGTTTCGGCTTCGATCGCCCACGAGGTGAACCAGCCGCTGACGGCGATGACCACCTATGCTTCGGTTGCCCGCCGTCTCGCCGAACGCGAGGATCCGGGCAGCAGGGCCAAGCTGATCGAGGCCATTCACAAGGTCACCCAGCAGGCGGAGCGGGCCGGGCTGGTCATTCGGCGGCTGCGACGGTTCTTCGAGAAGGGTCGCGAGGAAATGGGGCTGCACGATCTTGGCGAGGTGGTCGACGAGTCCATCGAGCTGGCAATGATCGGCAAGTACGATCTCGGCATCTCCGTCGAGGTCGATCTCGACAAGCGGGTGCCGCAGGTGCCGTTCGACCGGATCCAGATCCAGCAGGTGATCGTCAATCTGGTGCGCAACGCGGCAGAGGCTGTAGCCGGGTGTGACAGGCGTGAACTTCGGGTAGCCAGCCGGCTGCGGGGAGGCGATGTCGAGGTCAGCGTTGCCGACACTGGCGCTGGCATTCCGCCCGAGGTGCAGGCAGCACTCTTCGAGCCATTCCATAGTTCCAAGCCGGGTGGCATGGGGCTGGGTTTGTCGATCAGTCGCACGATCGTCGAGGCGCATGGTGGCGAGTTGCGGGCCCGTGCGGCGGAAGGCGGTGGTACCGTGTTCAGTTTCAATCTGCCATTGCAGGTTCATGCCGATGCTTGA
- a CDS encoding FecR domain-containing protein, with protein MTNHRHQDQSGKFLPVGMFVLVMLAAGSARAEDWVYSFEPGDSVWKIAHRHLRDPDLWNEVRERNRIESPRRMPVGSKLLIPREWLREQPMTAALKDPAGTVRLAYADGSVSEASAGEIDDTADVVVTTGSDGRVSVILGDGSTVDLGPDSRLSFVRLTALGDGSISDIEMKLESGSAATFFPSAEANPGRFLLWTKPAVTSVRGTVFRVAVDDGGESARTEVLKGGVDFAASGETVRVPLNYGSAADYGQPPVPPRPLLAAPDLSGVPEVIAGFPSAIRFAPVDEAQAYHVEIARDETANSVILDRRVDVAAVGGIDLPDGSYRLRVRAVDDLGLEGIEAARPIEIDARPIVPAPMREGRFRSGDPVRLAWESSGAGVTYTVRLADNPQMANARTVASGIARTSVTLDDNLEEGRYWWQVMARDAAGDEGRPSRPTEFGLVPPPQPVRLSAHEGSDGRLDVSWPEQEPLFAYRVEIAKTRDFATVDRTFEVKGTHDSLPRPLPGTWWVRARAIDEDGYAGPYGEPVQVGFGPRPLWAVISIPAAIAALALML; from the coding sequence ATGACGAATCACCGCCATCAAGATCAGTCGGGCAAGTTTCTGCCGGTTGGAATGTTTGTTCTTGTCATGCTGGCTGCCGGTTCGGCACGTGCCGAGGACTGGGTCTACAGTTTCGAGCCCGGCGACAGCGTGTGGAAGATTGCGCACCGGCATCTGCGCGACCCGGATTTGTGGAATGAAGTTCGCGAACGCAACCGCATCGAGAGTCCGCGCAGGATGCCCGTCGGCTCGAAACTGCTCATTCCGCGCGAATGGCTGCGCGAGCAGCCGATGACAGCGGCATTGAAGGATCCGGCGGGAACGGTGCGGCTCGCCTATGCTGACGGTTCGGTCAGCGAGGCTTCCGCCGGTGAAATCGACGACACGGCCGATGTGGTGGTGACCACGGGCAGCGATGGCCGGGTCTCGGTCATTCTCGGCGACGGTTCGACGGTTGACCTCGGTCCCGACAGCCGTCTGAGTTTCGTGCGCCTGACGGCTCTGGGGGACGGCTCGATCTCGGATATCGAGATGAAGCTGGAATCGGGGTCCGCGGCGACCTTCTTCCCGTCGGCCGAAGCCAATCCGGGCCGCTTTCTTCTGTGGACGAAGCCCGCCGTGACCTCGGTGCGCGGGACCGTCTTCCGCGTGGCGGTGGATGATGGCGGCGAGAGTGCCCGCACCGAGGTGCTCAAGGGCGGCGTCGACTTCGCCGCTTCCGGTGAAACCGTCCGTGTCCCGCTGAACTATGGCAGTGCCGCCGACTATGGCCAGCCTCCGGTACCGCCGCGCCCGCTTCTGGCGGCTCCCGACCTGTCCGGCGTGCCCGAAGTCATCGCGGGTTTCCCGTCGGCGATCCGTTTCGCCCCGGTCGACGAGGCGCAAGCCTATCATGTGGAGATCGCACGCGACGAAACCGCCAACAGCGTCATCCTCGACAGGCGGGTGGATGTCGCCGCCGTAGGGGGAATCGACCTGCCCGACGGCAGCTATCGACTGCGTGTCCGGGCGGTGGACGATCTTGGCCTTGAGGGCATCGAGGCGGCTCGCCCCATCGAGATCGATGCACGGCCGATCGTGCCGGCGCCGATGCGCGAGGGCCGCTTTCGAAGCGGCGACCCGGTGCGGCTTGCCTGGGAATCGTCGGGGGCGGGCGTGACCTATACGGTTCGCCTTGCTGACAATCCCCAAATGGCGAATGCCCGTACCGTCGCGTCCGGTATCGCCCGGACGAGCGTGACCCTGGACGACAACCTGGAGGAAGGCCGCTACTGGTGGCAGGTCATGGCCCGGGATGCCGCGGGCGACGAGGGCCGGCCGAGCAGGCCGACCGAATTCGGGCTGGTTCCTCCCCCGCAGCCGGTGCGGCTTTCCGCCCACGAGGGGAGCGACGGCCGGCTCGATGTTTCCTGGCCGGAGCAGGAGCCGCTGTTCGCCTACCGTGTGGAGATCGCGAAGACGAGGGACTTCGCCACGGTCGACCGTACCTTCGAGGTCAAGGGGACCCATGACAGCCTGCCGCGGCCCTTGCCCGGAACATGGTGGGTCCGTGCGCGGGCCATCGACGAGGACGGCTATGCGGGTCCCTATGGCGAGCCCGTGCAGGTCGGGTTCGGCCCGCGCCCGTTGTGGGCGGTGATCTCGATTCCCGCGGCCATCGCAGCCCTAGCGCTCATGTTATGA
- a CDS encoding inositol monophosphatase, with amino-acid sequence MPRRSVNLQVMIRAVVKAARNLVRDFGEVEQLQVSMKGPADFVSAADRKAERIIVEELQRMRPEYGFLLEEGEAIKARDGTSRFLVDPLDGTTNFLHGMPHFAISVALEQRGEIVAACIYDPLKDELFAADKGDGAFLNDRRLRVSSRSDMGQALIGCGLPVQDWKGRGKGFDAQMSAVADVCGGLRRLGTASLDLAYVAAGRQDGFWEYGLKPWDIAAGILIIREAGGRVSRIEGDDDLLAEGTIVASNANIHEPLRQLISSKTIF; translated from the coding sequence ATGCCCCGTCGCTCCGTCAATCTCCAGGTGATGATTCGTGCCGTCGTGAAGGCCGCACGCAATCTGGTGCGCGACTTCGGTGAGGTCGAGCAGTTGCAGGTCTCGATGAAGGGACCTGCCGATTTCGTCTCGGCCGCCGATCGCAAGGCGGAGAGGATCATCGTCGAGGAATTGCAGCGCATGCGGCCCGAATACGGCTTCCTCCTTGAGGAAGGCGAGGCGATCAAGGCCAGGGACGGTACCAGCCGGTTCCTCGTCGATCCGCTCGACGGCACCACCAACTTCCTGCACGGAATGCCGCATTTCGCCATTTCGGTGGCCCTCGAACAGCGGGGCGAGATTGTCGCCGCCTGTATCTACGATCCGCTCAAGGACGAGCTGTTCGCGGCCGACAAGGGGGACGGCGCCTTTCTCAATGACCGTCGCCTGCGCGTTTCGAGTCGCAGCGACATGGGGCAGGCGCTGATCGGCTGCGGCCTGCCGGTGCAGGACTGGAAGGGCAGGGGGAAGGGCTTCGACGCGCAGATGTCCGCGGTGGCCGATGTCTGCGGCGGATTGCGTCGCCTGGGCACCGCCTCGCTTGATCTCGCCTATGTCGCCGCGGGTCGGCAGGACGGCTTCTGGGAGTACGGGCTGAAGCCCTGGGACATCGCTGCCGGTATCCTCATCATTCGCGAGGCCGGCGGCCGGGTCAGCCGGATCGAGGGGGATGACGACCTGCTTGCGGAAGGCACGATCGTGGCTTCCAACGCCAATATCCACGAGCCGCTTCGTCAATTGATCTCGTCGAAAACAATATTCTGA
- a CDS encoding thiamine phosphate synthase, producing MSESEGPFIDAEEAACRLLLRWPGEAVLDGIGDLPSLAGLIAGEDGIAAAGRWLAGREAALFLDIDGPYDGRLAVDGALVDHDADIGAVRRHLGRDAIIGARCGMSRHAAMVAGENGADYTLTGHADGSAAIDEMEEFLVWWRELFVLPVAATGFGGVDEAERLVAAGADFLLPMPMATHDPVSARSLILSLDRMLGG from the coding sequence GTGAGCGAGTCCGAGGGACCCTTCATCGATGCGGAGGAGGCGGCTTGCCGCCTCCTTTTGCGTTGGCCCGGCGAGGCGGTCCTGGATGGAATCGGCGACCTGCCGTCGCTGGCCGGCCTGATTGCCGGCGAGGACGGGATCGCCGCTGCGGGGCGCTGGCTTGCCGGCCGCGAGGCCGCGCTTTTCCTCGATATCGACGGACCCTATGACGGCCGCCTCGCGGTCGACGGGGCGCTGGTCGACCATGATGCGGACATCGGCGCGGTGCGCCGCCATCTGGGGCGGGACGCGATCATCGGTGCACGATGCGGCATGTCCCGGCATGCCGCGATGGTTGCAGGCGAGAACGGTGCGGACTATACGCTAACCGGTCACGCGGACGGGTCTGCGGCTATCGACGAGATGGAAGAATTTCTCGTCTGGTGGCGGGAACTGTTCGTCCTTCCGGTGGCGGCTACGGGATTCGGAGGTGTCGACGAGGCTGAAAGGCTGGTCGCGGCCGGTGCGGACTTCCTGTTGCCAATGCCCATGGCAACTCATGATCCCGTGTCGGCGCGGTCGCTGATCCTGTCCCTGGACAGGATGCTTGGCGGTTGA
- a CDS encoding class I fructose-bisphosphate aldolase: MSEKVKKILSWYEGENPGVKASLYRLLMQGKLAGTGKLVILPVDQGYEHGPARSFSKNPAAYDPHYLYELAIDAGLSGYAAPLGSLEQGADTFAGQMPLILKVNSANSLHAGDGDQAVHGTVKDALRLGCVGIGFTIYPGSPNCYNMMEEFREMSAEAKANGLCSVLWSYPRGGNVSKAGETALDICAYAAHMAALLGANIIKVKPPKAGVDLKAAESAYEGVPQDTLKQRIEHVMQAAFNGKRLVVFSGGEAKDTEGFLGEIREIAAGGGSGSIVGRNSFQRPKAEALDLLSRVIDIYKGAA, from the coding sequence ATGAGTGAGAAGGTCAAGAAGATCCTTTCGTGGTACGAGGGCGAAAATCCCGGGGTGAAGGCGAGCCTTTACCGCCTGCTGATGCAGGGCAAGCTGGCCGGAACCGGCAAGCTGGTGATACTGCCGGTCGATCAGGGCTACGAGCACGGGCCGGCGCGCTCGTTCTCGAAGAACCCCGCGGCCTATGACCCGCACTATCTTTACGAGCTTGCCATCGATGCCGGCCTGTCGGGCTATGCGGCGCCGCTGGGATCGCTCGAACAGGGAGCCGATACCTTCGCCGGCCAGATGCCGCTGATCCTCAAGGTCAACAGCGCCAACAGCCTGCATGCGGGCGATGGCGACCAGGCGGTGCACGGAACGGTGAAGGATGCGCTCCGGCTGGGGTGCGTCGGCATAGGCTTCACCATCTATCCCGGTTCCCCCAACTGTTACAACATGATGGAGGAGTTCCGCGAAATGTCCGCCGAGGCCAAGGCCAACGGGCTGTGCTCGGTACTCTGGTCCTATCCGCGCGGGGGCAATGTCAGCAAGGCCGGCGAGACCGCGCTCGACATCTGTGCCTATGCGGCCCACATGGCGGCCCTGCTCGGGGCCAACATCATCAAGGTGAAGCCGCCGAAGGCCGGCGTCGATCTCAAGGCTGCCGAAAGTGCCTATGAGGGCGTGCCCCAGGATACGCTCAAGCAGCGCATCGAACATGTCATGCAGGCGGCATTCAACGGCAAGAGACTTGTGGTTTTCTCGGGCGGCGAAGCCAAGGACACCGAGGGTTTCCTGGGCGAGATCAGGGAAATTGCCGCGGGCGGCGGTTCCGGCTCGATCGTCGGCCGCAACAGCTTCCAGCGACCGAAGGCGGAAGCCCTGGACCTGCTCTCCAGGGTCATCGACATCTATAAAGGGGCAGCGTGA
- a CDS encoding phosphoglycerate kinase, whose amino-acid sequence MADFRTLDGLSLDGGRALVRVDFNVPMQDGAVTDATRIERAATTIRELADAGAKVVIISHFGRPKGSVQSSMSLRPVVPVLSKILGGRPVAFANDCVGEEADAAVAGMQPGDVLLLENLRFHAGEEKNFPDFAAALARHGDIYVNDAFSCSHRAHASVVGVTADLPAYAGRLMQAELEALDSALGNAERPAAALVGGAKVSSKLDVLGQILDKVDRLVIGGGMANTFLAAQGVKVGKSLCEHDLAETARTIMQRARDGGVEIVLPVDAVVATEFRENADTRTVDIAEVGEDDMILDIGPRSVERVGEALADSRTLLWNGPMGAFEIAPFDAGTNAVARKAADLTDAGRLKTVAGGGDTVAALAHAGVLERFSYVSTAGGAFLEWLEGRELPGVAALATGR is encoded by the coding sequence ATGGCCGATTTCAGGACGCTCGACGGATTGAGCCTCGATGGCGGGCGCGCTCTTGTCCGGGTCGATTTCAACGTGCCGATGCAGGATGGCGCGGTTACCGATGCAACCCGTATCGAGCGGGCCGCGACAACCATTCGCGAACTGGCCGATGCCGGAGCGAAGGTCGTCATCATTTCGCATTTCGGCAGGCCGAAGGGCAGCGTCCAGTCATCCATGTCGCTGCGACCCGTCGTGCCGGTGCTCTCGAAAATTCTGGGCGGCCGGCCCGTCGCCTTCGCGAACGACTGCGTCGGCGAGGAAGCCGATGCCGCGGTGGCCGGGATGCAACCGGGAGATGTACTGTTGCTGGAGAACCTCCGCTTCCATGCCGGCGAGGAGAAGAATTTCCCCGATTTTGCCGCAGCTCTGGCCCGGCATGGCGACATCTACGTGAATGACGCCTTTTCCTGCTCGCACCGCGCCCATGCCAGCGTGGTTGGCGTCACCGCCGATCTGCCTGCCTATGCCGGACGCCTGATGCAGGCCGAACTCGAGGCGCTCGACTCCGCGCTGGGCAATGCGGAGCGGCCGGCGGCGGCGCTGGTTGGCGGTGCCAAGGTGTCGAGCAAGCTCGACGTGCTGGGGCAGATCCTCGACAAGGTGGACCGTCTGGTGATCGGTGGCGGCATGGCCAATACCTTCCTGGCGGCGCAGGGTGTCAAGGTGGGAAAATCTCTGTGCGAGCATGACCTTGCCGAAACGGCCAGGACCATCATGCAGCGTGCGAGGGACGGGGGAGTCGAGATCGTCCTGCCCGTCGATGCCGTGGTGGCCACGGAGTTCCGCGAGAATGCCGATACCCGCACGGTCGATATCGCTGAGGTCGGCGAGGACGACATGATCCTCGACATCGGCCCCCGGAGTGTCGAGCGGGTCGGCGAGGCGCTGGCGGATTCGCGCACGCTGCTGTGGAACGGCCCCATGGGGGCGTTCGAGATCGCTCCTTTCGACGCCGGCACCAATGCCGTTGCCCGCAAGGCCGCGGACCTGACCGATGCGGGCAGGCTCAAGACGGTGGCGGGCGGTGGCGACACGGTCGCGGCGCTGGCTCATGCCGGTGTCCTCGAACGTTTCTCCTATGTATCCACTGCCGGAGGGGCATTCCTCGAATGGCTGGAGGGCAGGGAGCTGCCGGGTGTGGCCGCCCTGGCGACGGGCCGCTGA
- a CDS encoding acetyl/propionyl/methylcrotonyl-CoA carboxylase subunit alpha has protein sequence MFDKILIANRGEIACRVIRSCRKLGIRSVAVYSDADADALHVRMADEKVHLGPPPAAQSYLLIDRIVEACKATGAQAVHPGYGFLSERAAFAQALAAAGVAFIGPPVGAIEAMGDKIESKRLAREAGVSTVPGTLDAISDPEEARRIAGEIGYPVMIKASAGGGGKGMRVAMSEDELLDGLERAQSEARNSFGDDRCFIEKFVTEPRHIEIQVLGDKHGNCIHLGERECSIQRRHQKVIEEAPSPFLDAATRKAMGEQAVALARAVDYCSAGTVEFIVDGERNFYFLEMNTRLQVEHPVTELVTGVDLVEQMIRVAAGEKLSLTQDDVRLTGWAMEARVYAEEPSKGFLPSTGRLVTYREPEGEGVRIDTGIYEGGEVSMFYDPMIAKLCAFGDGRDAAIARLRDAIDGYVIEGPGHNLLFLNALLSHPRFVEGRLTTGFIAEEYGDRFDDPDLEGDALIRVVAMGTAMRARTLNRAKAISGRMSDQPLKPDTSFATLLGDTVFDVEVVEDGHDTRVTVNDGPALTMRLDWSPGQPLVAAVIDGRTWRAHVHRTPEGFIISHAGSKAELTVRRHRAQEMARRMPPKPQADTSKMVLSPMPGLIVRVAVAPGQDIKVGQELLVLEAMKMENVLRAETDGKVEKIEIAAGDTVSSDQLLISLA, from the coding sequence ATGTTCGACAAGATTCTGATTGCCAATCGTGGAGAGATTGCCTGCCGGGTAATCCGTTCCTGCCGCAAGCTCGGCATCAGGAGCGTTGCGGTCTACAGCGACGCCGACGCCGACGCGCTGCATGTCCGCATGGCCGACGAGAAAGTGCATCTGGGGCCGCCGCCGGCAGCGCAGAGCTATCTGCTCATCGACAGGATCGTCGAGGCCTGCAAGGCCACCGGCGCACAGGCCGTCCATCCGGGATACGGCTTCCTTTCCGAGCGCGCCGCGTTCGCACAGGCCCTTGCCGCGGCCGGGGTGGCCTTCATCGGCCCTCCCGTCGGCGCCATCGAGGCGATGGGCGACAAGATCGAGAGCAAGCGACTGGCGCGCGAAGCCGGCGTTTCGACCGTGCCCGGCACGCTCGACGCCATCAGCGACCCCGAAGAAGCCCGCCGGATCGCAGGCGAGATCGGCTATCCGGTGATGATCAAGGCGTCGGCCGGCGGTGGCGGCAAGGGCATGCGCGTCGCCATGAGCGAGGACGAACTGCTCGACGGACTCGAGCGCGCGCAATCGGAAGCGAGGAATTCCTTCGGCGATGACCGTTGCTTCATCGAGAAATTCGTCACCGAGCCACGCCACATCGAGATCCAGGTCCTGGGCGACAAGCATGGCAACTGCATCCACCTGGGGGAGCGCGAATGCTCGATCCAGCGCCGCCACCAGAAGGTCATCGAGGAAGCGCCCTCGCCGTTTCTCGATGCCGCCACCCGCAAGGCCATGGGCGAGCAGGCCGTCGCCCTCGCCAGGGCGGTGGACTATTGCTCGGCAGGAACAGTGGAATTCATCGTCGACGGCGAGCGCAACTTCTACTTCCTCGAAATGAACACCCGCCTGCAGGTGGAGCATCCGGTGACCGAGCTTGTCACCGGCGTCGACCTCGTCGAACAGATGATCCGGGTCGCCGCCGGCGAGAAGCTCTCCTTGACCCAGGACGACGTCAGGCTGACGGGCTGGGCCATGGAAGCCCGCGTCTATGCCGAGGAGCCATCGAAGGGCTTCCTTCCCTCCACCGGTCGCCTCGTCACCTATCGCGAGCCCGAAGGCGAAGGCGTGCGGATCGACACCGGCATCTACGAAGGTGGCGAGGTGTCGATGTTCTATGATCCGATGATCGCCAAGCTCTGCGCCTTCGGTGACGGCCGCGATGCGGCGATCGCCCGCCTGCGCGATGCCATCGATGGCTACGTCATCGAGGGACCCGGCCATAACCTGCTGTTCCTCAATGCGCTCCTGAGCCATCCCCGCTTCGTCGAGGGACGGTTGACGACGGGCTTCATCGCCGAGGAATACGGCGATCGTTTCGACGATCCCGATCTCGAAGGCGATGCGCTGATCCGCGTGGTCGCGATGGGTACGGCCATGCGCGCGCGGACCCTCAACCGGGCCAAGGCCATCTCCGGCCGCATGTCCGACCAGCCGCTGAAGCCCGACACCTCCTTTGCGACCCTGCTGGGTGACACGGTCTTCGATGTCGAGGTGGTCGAGGACGGCCACGACACCCGGGTGACCGTGAATGATGGACCGGCATTGACGATGCGGCTCGACTGGAGTCCGGGGCAGCCCCTGGTTGCGGCCGTCATCGATGGCAGGACATGGCGTGCCCATGTCCATCGCACACCCGAAGGTTTCATCATCTCGCATGCCGGATCGAAGGCGGAGCTGACCGTTCGCCGGCATCGTGCGCAGGAAATGGCCCGCCGCATGCCTCCCAAGCCGCAGGCCGACACCTCGAAGATGGTGCTATCGCCCATGCCGGGCCTGATCGTGCGCGTGGCCGTTGCACCCGGGCAGGATATCAAGGTCGGGCAGGAACTGCTCGTGCTGGAAGCCATGAAGATGGAAAATGTCCTGCGCGCCGAGACCGACGGCAAGGTCGAGAAGATCGAGATTGCCGCCGGCGACACGGTCAGTTCGGATCAGCTGTTGATCAGTCTCGCCTGA